Proteins encoded within one genomic window of Desulfonatronospira thiodismutans ASO3-1:
- a CDS encoding Hpt domain-containing protein, which produces MDKSQAYLENLDKIFSGDKALILKACQSFIKHSKTYMEIIHEAHRHKNGPELKRIAHSFKASFVMFGDADAQNAACDLEKIGADDKWDNCATKIKNFNDQLQNSIYHIQKILDSKFESI; this is translated from the coding sequence ATGGACAAAAGCCAGGCCTACTTAGAAAATCTTGATAAAATATTCAGCGGGGACAAAGCCTTGATCCTAAAGGCCTGTCAAAGCTTTATCAAACACAGCAAAACATACATGGAAATCATCCATGAAGCACACAGGCACAAAAACGGTCCAGAGCTCAAGCGCATTGCCCATTCTTTCAAGGCTTCCTTTGTCATGTTCGGCGATGCAGATGCCCAGAATGCTGCCTGTGATCTGGAAAAAATAGGTGCAGATGATAAATGGGATAATTGCGCAACAAAAATAAAAAATTTCAATGATCAGCTGCAGAATTCTATTTATCATATTCAGAAAATACTTGATTCAAAATTTGAAAGCATATAA
- the tmcD gene encoding electron transfer complex subunit TmcD yields MMDTSNWDWEKGVKVISKINDCDAETEWLTEPYASPDGEKVAVLAKTEEGFDVCVNAKAWGQTFDNAWYPRFSPDGRLTCVASTDMEWTLAVDGEPWPETYGYIWNTMFSEKGDVIAAAIQQDGTYGMAINGEQVGELYETASEFTLSADGKRTAAVVQVQSMDAADIFTFQQGCYSVAVDGQAWDIKVVNAWTPTFSPDGSRVAAQMRSSLYDYTIIVDGTPWSKNFAMVWDPCFNPKTGTVVAPVRMAGKWGMAENEQVIWDPVYFQLWEQKFSPDGNNLYAICAPQYGRWTVVHNNNTWNVLVNTMLTDLTVSPDGQRAAAAAKEKDKWTIMADDALWPQWYDMVWTPVFSPDSKHIATKVEKPGKKLTVAIDGKHYKEDFTHCWEPVFSPDSQKVLIRGVQGGKFKRIVAKVNEF; encoded by the coding sequence ATGATGGATACTTCAAATTGGGATTGGGAAAAGGGGGTCAAGGTCATTTCAAAAATAAATGACTGCGACGCCGAGACGGAATGGCTGACAGAGCCTTACGCCAGCCCGGACGGCGAAAAGGTCGCTGTCCTGGCCAAGACGGAAGAAGGCTTTGACGTATGCGTCAACGCAAAAGCCTGGGGGCAGACATTTGACAATGCCTGGTATCCCCGTTTCAGCCCCGACGGCAGGCTTACCTGCGTGGCTTCCACGGACATGGAGTGGACCCTGGCAGTGGACGGTGAACCCTGGCCTGAAACCTACGGCTACATCTGGAACACCATGTTCAGTGAAAAGGGTGACGTCATTGCCGCAGCCATTCAGCAGGACGGCACTTACGGCATGGCCATAAACGGCGAGCAGGTGGGCGAGCTTTATGAAACAGCCAGTGAGTTCACCCTGAGCGCAGACGGTAAGAGAACCGCAGCCGTGGTGCAGGTGCAGAGCATGGATGCGGCGGACATTTTCACCTTCCAGCAGGGCTGCTACAGCGTGGCCGTGGATGGACAGGCATGGGACATCAAGGTGGTCAACGCCTGGACCCCGACCTTCAGCCCGGACGGCAGCAGGGTTGCCGCCCAGATGCGCTCCAGTCTTTACGATTACACTATTATCGTTGACGGCACTCCATGGAGCAAAAACTTCGCCATGGTCTGGGATCCCTGCTTCAACCCCAAAACAGGTACAGTGGTGGCACCGGTGCGTATGGCCGGCAAATGGGGTATGGCTGAAAACGAACAGGTCATCTGGGACCCTGTGTATTTTCAGCTCTGGGAACAGAAGTTCTCCCCGGACGGCAATAATCTGTACGCCATCTGTGCTCCCCAGTACGGACGCTGGACGGTTGTACACAACAACAATACCTGGAATGTGCTGGTAAACACCATGCTCACGGACCTGACAGTAAGCCCCGACGGCCAGAGAGCAGCCGCAGCAGCCAAGGAAAAGGACAAGTGGACCATCATGGCTGACGATGCCCTGTGGCCCCAGTGGTACGACATGGTCTGGACCCCGGTTTTCAGTCCGGATTCCAAGCACATCGCAACCAAAGTGGAAAAGCCCGGGAAGAAACTCACCGTGGCCATAGACGGAAAGCATTACAAAGAGGACTTTACCCATTGCTGGGAACCTGTTTTCAGCCCGGACAGCCAGAAGGTACTTATCCGTGGTGTCCAGGGGGGTAAATTTAAACGAATCGTTGCCAAAGTGAACGAATTTTAA
- the tmcC gene encoding TmcC family electron transfer complex membrane anchor subunit, with translation MHSLYSFLVGPMVWVSLLILVFGLIGKFIYLTNMAKKRDPWVFNYLQLKYALRSIFVWLIPFATMNMRRNPVMTVVTFAFHICLILVPIFALAHVIKWEEAWGFSWWTLPETAAIIMSFIVLGGLVFFAARRIKLPEARYVTRPQDFLILVVVALPYLTGILAYYQIFDYQTMIILHILSGHLMLIAIPFTWLSHLLLFPMARAYVGSEFQGVRNVKDW, from the coding sequence ATGCATAGCTTATACAGTTTTTTAGTCGGTCCAATGGTATGGGTCTCGCTGCTCATTTTAGTTTTCGGTCTGATCGGCAAGTTCATTTACCTGACGAACATGGCCAAAAAGCGGGATCCCTGGGTATTCAACTACTTACAGCTAAAATACGCCCTGCGCTCCATTTTTGTCTGGCTCATACCCTTTGCCACCATGAATATGCGTAGAAACCCGGTCATGACCGTGGTTACCTTTGCTTTTCACATCTGCCTTATACTGGTGCCCATCTTCGCCCTGGCCCACGTAATCAAGTGGGAAGAGGCCTGGGGATTCAGCTGGTGGACCCTGCCGGAAACAGCGGCCATAATTATGTCTTTTATCGTCTTGGGAGGACTGGTGTTTTTTGCGGCCCGGCGCATCAAGCTGCCTGAGGCCAGATACGTCACCAGGCCCCAGGATTTTCTGATTCTCGTGGTAGTGGCCCTGCCATATCTTACCGGGATCCTGGCCTATTACCAGATTTTTGATTATCAGACCATGATCATCCTGCATATCCTGTCCGGACATCTAATGCTCATAGCCATCCCCTTTACCTGGCTCAGCCACCTGCTGCTGTTCCCCATGGCCAGGGCTTATGTGGGTTCCGAATTCCAGGGTGTGCGCAACGTCAAGGACTGGTAA
- the tmcB gene encoding electron transfer complex ferredoxin TmcB, which translates to MSEAATAKRIADPGLDQSIEKLTPDRIEATILRVINQENSARLKTFVDTCVHCALCSEACHYFMSYDRNPRYAPVGKVKNTLWEMIRCKGKVSKEFIRDAAQIAYTECNLCKRCVHFCPFGIDTAYLMTIVRRICHLLGVTPQYLQDTSHSHSATFNQMWVKDDEWMDTLQWQEEEARDEFPGLRIPLDKEGADIMYSVIAPEPKFRAQLIYQAAAIFHEAGSDWTMPASPGWDNSDMAMFSGDAEMMGRLKRKHFDTARRLRVKKIVMGECGHAYRSVYDMGNRWLGYKEMPIPIIHAIQFYCELLRAGKIKVGSKIKELCTFHDPCNTVRGMGLHEMGREVARAFCPNMVEMHPNREHNYCCCAGGGVINCGPPHKMTRVHGNSIKAEQLKATGAKIVIAPCHNCHGGLEDIIHHYKLDMKLMFLGDIIFEHMQKPGAVE; encoded by the coding sequence ATGAGTGAAGCTGCAACGGCCAAAAGAATTGCAGATCCGGGACTGGACCAGAGCATTGAAAAGCTTACTCCCGATCGCATAGAGGCCACCATATTAAGAGTAATCAACCAGGAAAACAGCGCCCGTCTCAAGACCTTTGTGGACACCTGCGTGCATTGCGCCCTTTGTTCCGAGGCCTGCCACTACTTCATGTCCTACGACCGTAATCCCCGGTATGCACCGGTGGGCAAGGTCAAGAACACCCTGTGGGAGATGATCCGCTGTAAAGGAAAAGTGTCCAAGGAATTTATCAGGGACGCCGCCCAGATCGCCTACACCGAGTGCAACCTGTGCAAGCGCTGTGTGCATTTCTGCCCCTTTGGAATCGACACTGCCTACCTCATGACCATTGTCCGCCGCATCTGCCACTTGCTGGGCGTAACCCCGCAGTACCTGCAGGACACCAGTCACAGTCACTCCGCCACTTTCAACCAGATGTGGGTCAAGGATGACGAGTGGATGGATACCCTGCAGTGGCAGGAGGAAGAAGCCAGGGACGAGTTCCCCGGACTGCGCATCCCTCTGGACAAGGAAGGCGCGGACATAATGTATTCGGTCATTGCCCCGGAGCCCAAGTTCAGGGCCCAGCTGATCTATCAGGCGGCAGCCATATTCCATGAGGCCGGATCAGACTGGACCATGCCCGCCTCTCCTGGATGGGACAACAGCGACATGGCCATGTTCAGTGGTGACGCGGAAATGATGGGCCGGCTCAAAAGAAAGCATTTTGATACAGCCAGGCGTCTGCGGGTGAAAAAGATAGTCATGGGCGAGTGCGGACACGCTTACCGCTCTGTATACGACATGGGCAACCGCTGGCTGGGGTACAAGGAAATGCCCATCCCCATCATCCACGCCATCCAGTTCTACTGTGAGCTGCTGCGGGCCGGTAAGATAAAGGTGGGCTCAAAGATAAAGGAACTCTGCACCTTTCATGATCCCTGCAACACGGTCCGCGGAATGGGCCTGCACGAAATGGGCCGGGAAGTAGCCCGGGCATTCTGCCCCAACATGGTGGAGATGCATCCCAACCGGGAGCACAACTACTGCTGCTGCGCCGGAGGCGGAGTCATCAACTGCGGTCCCCCGCACAAGATGACCAGGGTGCACGGCAACAGCATCAAGGCCGAGCAGCTCAAAGCCACCGGGGCCAAGATAGTCATCGCCCCCTGCCACAACTGTCACGGCGGGCTTGAGGATATTATCCACCATTACAAGCTGGATATGAAGCTCATGTTTCTTGGCGATATTATATTTGAACATATGCAGAAGCCCGGTGCTGTAGAGTAA
- the tmcA gene encoding acidic tetraheme cytochrome c3 TmcA produces the protein MSKKIIYLLGTIAVAVFFLAPALYSYTGMTHIYEDAFPTKERPASVFPHDEHTDVYAQEYDLDELKDCYHCHHFDGPDQEHTDDSVGIPCSDCHPVETDDPDTTPLMQAYHIQCKSCHQDEKAGPVACGECHVR, from the coding sequence ATGTCAAAAAAAATAATCTACCTGTTGGGAACCATCGCTGTTGCGGTCTTTTTCCTTGCGCCGGCTTTGTATTCTTACACAGGCATGACCCATATCTACGAGGATGCGTTCCCCACGAAAGAAAGACCGGCTTCAGTATTTCCCCATGACGAACATACTGATGTCTATGCCCAGGAATACGACCTGGACGAGCTCAAGGATTGCTACCATTGCCATCATTTCGACGGCCCCGACCAGGAGCACACTGATGACAGTGTAGGTATTCCCTGCTCTGACTGCCATCCGGTAGAAACCGATGATCCGGATACCACTCCACTTATGCAGGCCTACCACATCCAGTGCAAGTCCTGCCACCAGGATGAAAAGGCAGGACCAGTGGCCTGCGGGGAATGTCACGTAAGATAA